One segment of Acidimicrobiales bacterium DNA contains the following:
- a CDS encoding acyl-CoA dehydrogenase family protein: protein MSSLPRVTASDLLPAAQALGPSLAERAERSEAERTLPDDVVADLRNAGLFRLLTPADLGGPEADVATASQVIAEVARHDGGAAWCVMIAGTTSLMAGFLPEDVASLVFGSPDSCAGGYAAPVGTATPVDGGLRVSGTWAWGSGTRHCNWIGGGARIVDPDGKPARRADGLVAPFVFFDRDDVEHLDTWHVTGLSGSGSTDYRVEDTFVPEGRWLQMMDATPRLDGPTWRFPFYGMLAIGIASVSIGLLDGAVDRFGELATAKKPEGSKRTLAERASGQVALSAAEATARSTRAFLHDAIGEAWTTAAAGDPLTLEHRRSLRLAACDAAQRCADALITLGREAGGAAVYLREPLQRKIRDGQVAATHAMVAPRIHELTGRLALGLETDTTLL, encoded by the coding sequence ATGTCCTCCCTCCCTAGGGTGACCGCGTCCGATCTACTCCCCGCCGCCCAGGCACTCGGACCGTCGCTAGCCGAACGCGCCGAACGCTCCGAGGCCGAACGCACCCTGCCCGACGACGTGGTGGCAGACCTACGCAATGCAGGGCTATTTCGCCTCCTCACCCCCGCCGACCTAGGCGGGCCGGAGGCCGACGTGGCCACCGCATCTCAGGTGATCGCCGAGGTAGCCCGCCACGACGGCGGCGCGGCGTGGTGTGTGATGATCGCCGGGACCACCTCCCTCATGGCCGGGTTCCTGCCTGAGGACGTGGCCTCCCTGGTCTTCGGCTCCCCAGACTCCTGTGCCGGCGGATACGCCGCCCCTGTGGGAACCGCCACCCCAGTCGACGGAGGCCTACGCGTCTCAGGGACCTGGGCATGGGGCTCAGGTACCCGCCACTGCAACTGGATCGGCGGAGGTGCCCGCATCGTCGACCCCGATGGAAAACCGGCCCGCCGGGCTGACGGCCTGGTAGCTCCGTTCGTGTTCTTCGACCGCGACGACGTCGAGCACCTCGACACCTGGCACGTCACCGGACTCTCTGGCAGTGGGTCGACTGACTACCGCGTCGAGGACACCTTCGTCCCCGAGGGCCGGTGGCTCCAGATGATGGACGCCACCCCTCGCCTCGACGGCCCCACCTGGCGCTTCCCCTTCTACGGAATGCTGGCCATCGGCATCGCCTCGGTGTCCATCGGCCTCTTGGATGGCGCCGTCGACCGATTTGGCGAGTTGGCCACAGCCAAGAAGCCCGAAGGCTCGAAACGAACGCTGGCGGAACGAGCCTCCGGGCAGGTGGCTCTCTCCGCCGCTGAGGCCACCGCCCGATCCACCCGGGCCTTCCTGCACGACGCCATCGGCGAGGCGTGGACCACAGCAGCAGCCGGCGACCCCCTCACCCTCGAGCACCGACGCAGCCTCAGACTGGCGGCCTGCGACGCTGCCCAGCGCTGCGCCGACGCCTTAATCACACTCGGACGTGAGGCGGGTGGAGCAGCGGTGTACCTCCGAGAACCGCTTCAGCGAAAGATCCGCGACGGCCAGGTCGCCGCCACTCACGCAATGGTGGCTCCCCGCATTCACGAGCTCACCGGCCGGCTGGCCCTCGGTCTCGAGACCGACACCACCCTTCTCTAG
- a CDS encoding FAD-binding oxidoreductase, translating into MDNLEEPRDDRAVSFWHDTVPGSLDPRPALQGDRDADVAIVGAGFTGLWTAYHLLRIDPGLRVVVVEREIAGFGASGRNGGWALGEYSISPMDWAARSTPEAAVRQMRGLYDAIDDIGRVAETEGIDCHYAKGGWIDMARSGPQAERIGAGVRARHALGLTDDDVHWVDGDEARSLCNATDVVGGWFNRHVAAIHPSRLVRGLAETVERLGGTIHERTAVSAIHPADPTSSARLETDQGTVRADVVVRATEGYTRDLVGHRRTLVPLYSMMVATEPLPNAVWDEIGLTDRPTFGDGRNLIIYGQRTADGRIAMGGRGAPYQFGSKVSSTTGVHHEVHDKVEASLRQLFPVLGEAAITHRWGGVMGLTRDWVPSCGFDRPSGMAWAGGYVGDGVATAKLAGHTIAELITETASGRTDLPWIGHQARRWEPEPLRWVGVTAGLWMAAGADRAEARTGQPSRRVEWLNRLLR; encoded by the coding sequence TCGACCCCCGCCCGGCCCTTCAAGGCGACCGGGATGCCGACGTGGCCATCGTGGGCGCCGGCTTTACTGGCCTCTGGACCGCCTACCACCTGCTGCGAATCGACCCCGGCCTTCGCGTCGTGGTCGTGGAACGCGAGATCGCCGGATTTGGTGCCTCGGGACGAAACGGAGGCTGGGCCCTCGGCGAGTACAGCATCAGCCCTATGGACTGGGCCGCCCGATCCACCCCGGAGGCCGCGGTCCGCCAGATGCGTGGACTGTACGACGCCATCGATGACATCGGCCGAGTGGCCGAGACCGAGGGCATTGACTGCCACTACGCCAAGGGCGGCTGGATCGACATGGCCCGCAGTGGCCCCCAGGCCGAACGGATCGGCGCCGGCGTAAGGGCCCGGCACGCCCTCGGGCTAACCGACGACGACGTTCATTGGGTCGACGGCGACGAGGCCCGTTCATTGTGCAACGCCACCGACGTGGTCGGCGGTTGGTTCAACCGACACGTGGCGGCCATCCACCCGAGCCGGCTGGTGCGAGGTCTGGCCGAAACCGTAGAACGTCTGGGCGGCACCATCCACGAACGGACCGCCGTGTCGGCCATCCACCCTGCCGACCCGACCAGTTCAGCCCGGCTGGAGACCGACCAGGGCACAGTGCGGGCCGACGTCGTAGTGCGGGCCACCGAGGGCTACACCCGGGACCTGGTCGGCCACCGCCGCACCCTCGTCCCTCTGTACTCGATGATGGTGGCCACTGAACCACTGCCGAACGCCGTGTGGGACGAGATCGGCCTGACCGACCGACCCACGTTCGGCGATGGCCGCAATCTCATCATCTACGGCCAACGCACAGCCGACGGCCGCATCGCCATGGGGGGAAGGGGAGCTCCCTACCAGTTCGGATCGAAGGTCTCGTCGACCACCGGGGTTCACCACGAGGTACATGACAAGGTCGAAGCCTCGCTGCGGCAACTGTTCCCGGTACTGGGTGAAGCGGCGATTACCCACCGGTGGGGTGGCGTCATGGGCCTGACCCGCGACTGGGTCCCGTCGTGTGGCTTTGACCGGCCCTCGGGCATGGCGTGGGCTGGCGGCTACGTGGGCGACGGGGTGGCCACCGCCAAACTGGCCGGGCACACCATCGCTGAACTGATCACTGAGACGGCGAGTGGCCGCACGGACCTCCCATGGATCGGCCACCAGGCTCGGAGGTGGGAACCCGAGCCACTGCGCTGGGTGGGTGTCACCGCTGGCCTTTGGATGGCCGCAGGTGCCGACCGGGCAGAGGCCCGCACCGGCCAACCGTCTCGTCGGGTGGAATGGCTGAACCGGCTCCTGCGGTAG
- a CDS encoding TetR/AcrR family transcriptional regulator has translation MSSQEVAFENVGPERAPDGRSARTRAALVEATLARLRSDGSFTAEQVATDAGVSVATIYNRFPDGRDGLLAAAFDRALDGVVEASTRPLTAEHLLDHGLSGTMTALVDGLCEAFSADALVMRAALARLPESRSLRDAYRRHEGTARVANRRLVELGQAAGRIVDGDPDELADLLIVLGQGINNPVLLGATDRGRLCARLADALVAVLDPGTERP, from the coding sequence ATGTCTAGTCAGGAGGTCGCCTTCGAGAACGTCGGGCCGGAACGGGCCCCTGACGGACGGTCCGCCCGGACCCGGGCCGCCCTGGTGGAGGCCACACTGGCTCGGTTACGGAGTGATGGCTCGTTCACCGCCGAGCAGGTGGCGACCGACGCCGGGGTGAGCGTGGCCACCATCTACAACCGGTTTCCCGATGGGCGTGACGGCCTGCTGGCCGCCGCCTTCGACCGGGCGCTAGACGGGGTGGTGGAGGCCAGTACCCGCCCACTGACGGCGGAGCACCTACTGGACCACGGGTTGTCCGGGACGATGACCGCTTTGGTTGACGGCCTGTGCGAAGCCTTCTCTGCCGACGCACTGGTCATGCGAGCCGCCTTGGCCCGGCTACCCGAGAGTCGCTCGCTACGCGATGCATACCGACGTCACGAGGGTACGGCCCGAGTTGCTAATAGGCGGTTGGTGGAGTTGGGCCAAGCGGCGGGGCGGATCGTCGACGGCGATCCGGATGAGCTGGCCGACCTGCTCATCGTGCTGGGTCAGGGGATCAACAACCCGGTGTTGTTGGGCGCTACCGATCGTGGTCGACTCTGTGCCCGACTGGCTGACGCACTGGTGGCCGTCCTTGATCCTGGAACCGAGAGGCCATGA
- a CDS encoding glutaredoxin domain-containing protein, with translation MTDETGTTVVYWRRMCGFCTRLLGALEGAGVDVELRDIWEDPEAAAFVRSVNDGAETVPTVVLPDGRAITNPSPDALIAHLTAGS, from the coding sequence ATGACTGACGAGACGGGTACCACGGTCGTCTATTGGCGTCGGATGTGCGGGTTCTGCACCCGTCTACTGGGCGCGCTTGAGGGCGCGGGTGTCGACGTTGAACTGCGGGACATCTGGGAGGACCCGGAGGCAGCAGCTTTCGTCCGCTCGGTGAACGACGGAGCCGAGACGGTGCCCACGGTCGTCCTGCCCGACGGCCGGGCGATCACCAACCCGTCCCCCGATGCACTAATTGCACACCTGACGGCGGGCTCCTAG